A single region of the Podospora pseudopauciseta strain CBS 411.78 chromosome 1, whole genome shotgun sequence genome encodes:
- a CDS encoding hypothetical protein (EggNog:ENOG503PAGJ; COG:S) produces the protein MDPDNISLRSKKRLITDSGNISPRTRSKKRPVTDSGNESPHSEPNPQRNPWNTEQDDESSTIVRPPNLRRERYHSVSNRRKEGENSSSGAWSHKAEPPSAPSERAMSDGGGDGEHGGVGRREQDDGASTYTQRLYDHVIGERFTPSRTGHHHRSRTPRPAIVMTGPGGEQEEWRYEEDDRFENVELGGGEGITARLYVYAGLSVVAVVGLAGFLRTYDGQVLPQEFGWSGISFETGVVALVTAMRLCMDAYVGSAISQGAWLWVSESAQMRRKGGEDGRCGAKLEDFGKFDAASRGLRGAIKLIWRLKGRHLGCVGAAIAILGVGFETFSQEMVSFEQQPRHLDNGTLSPAPAPARYVSVFIDKSGCLCRNYLHRASCGDCVNAEIYTKCNKTANTCTYTTGSGTSIVNSMDPGERSIFKVAPTNGTVHKISSTSRAYYSVFDFLSVTQTEETGLLLAGSECALWFCVEGLKIWVEDGKQNQTRVANHSLTSLTMTSAAHGSEHVFINIPPSLNTDNATKYVVTREAMLALRNFMSSITMGTVTTTLNTLDSSSDWVEAMWNATTGDLNQWINTFAASLTNEFRLHGAVTQTTKKRYDGDATQMTPVVKVRWYWLMYPAFMILLSIYFLFHTILACSMAGVRAWKGEVLPLLFCRVDEGLYERGRAGLEIPGGLEKRVAGENVAMYRSAEDGGWGFRTVEHGEWAEEVSLEGEKK, from the exons ATGGACCCCGACAACATATCCCTCCGGTCCAAGAAACGACTAATAACGGATTCGGGCAACATATCCCCCCGGACCCGGTCCAAGAAACGACCAGTAACGGACTCTGGCAACGAATCCCCTCATTCCGAGCCTAATCCCCAGCGGAACCCGTGGAATACCGAACAAGATGACGAATCCTCGACAATTGTCCGGCCGCCGAACCTGAGAAGGGAGAGATATCATTCTGTGTCGAATAGACGGAAAGAAGGGGAGAATTCCTCGTCCGGGGCGTGGTCACACAAGGCTGAGCCGCCTTCTGCGCCGTCGGAGAGGGCGAtgagtgatggtggtggtgatggggagcaTGGAGGTGTTGGGAGAAGGGAGCAGGATGATGGTGCTTCGACTTATACGCAGAGATTGTACGATCATGTTATTGGGGAGAGGTTTACGCCTTCGAGGACggggcatcatcatcggaGTCGGACGCCGAGGCCGGCGATTGTCATGACTGGGCCGGGTGGGGAACAAGAGGAGTGGCGTtatgaggaggatgatagGTTTGAGAATgtggagttggggggaggggaggg tatTACAGCTCGTTTA taTGTTTATGCTGGGTTGAGTGTGGTTGCTGTGGTGGGGCTGGCCGGGTTCTTAAGGACGTATGATGGGCAGGTTTTGCCGCAGGAATTTGGGTGGTCCGGTATAAGCTTTGAGACGGGGGTTGTTGCGTTGGTGACGGCGATGAGATTGTGTATGGATGCGTATGTTGGCTCGGCCATCAGCCAGGGGGcgtggttgtgggtgagtGAGAGTGcgcagatgaggaggaagggtggggaggatggaagGTGCGGAGCAAAGTTGGAGGATTTTGGGAAGTTTGATGCTGCGAGTAGGGGGTTAAGGGGGGCAATAAAGCTGATTtggaggttgaaggggag GCACCTTGGATGCGTTGGAGCAGCCATTGCCAttcttggggttgggtttgagaCCTTCAGTCAGGAAATGGTCAGCTTTGAACAGCAGCCGAGGCATCTAGACAACGGCACGTTGAGTccggcaccagcaccggcTAG ATACGTCTCTGTCTTTATCGACAAAAGCGGCTGTCTATGCCGGAATTATCTCCACAGAG CCAGCTGTGGCGACTGTGTCAATGCCGAGATATACACCAAGTGTAACAAAACAGCCAATACTTGCACCTACACAACTGGCTCTGGGACGTCAATCGTAAATTCGATGGACCCGGGGGAACGAAGCATATTCAAGGTCGCACCAACCAACGGGACCGTCCACAAGATCTCCTCGACTTCCCGGGCTTACTACTCGGTGTTTGACTTTCTCTCTGTAACACAAACAGAAGAGACTGGGTTGCTTCTGGCTGGTTCAGAATGCGCTCTGTGGTTCTGCGTAGAGGGCCTCAAGATCTGGGTAGAGGACGGCAAGCAGAACCAAACCCGCGTTGCcaaccactccctcacctcgTTGACAATGACCAGTGCCGCCCATGGGTCAGAGCACGTCTTTATCAACATTCCTCCCAGTCTCAACACAGACAATGCCACAAAATATGTCGTCACGCGCGAGGCCATGCTCGCCCTGCGTAACTTCATGTCGTCCATCACGATGGGCACAGTCACCACGACCCTCAACACGCTTGATTCGTCATCAGACTGGGTAGAAGCCATGTGGAACGCCACCACGGGCGATTTAAATCAGTGGATCAACACCTTTGCCGCCAGCCTGACGAACGAATTCCGGCTTCATGGAGCGGTGACACAGACGACGAAGAAACGATACGATGGAGACGCCACGCAGATGACGCCAgtggtgaaggtgaggtGGTACTGGCTGATGTACCCTGCCTTTATGATACTACTGAGCATCTACTTTTTGTTTCACACCATTCTGGCGTGTTCGATGGCTGGAGTCAGGGCGTGGAAGGGAGAGGTGCTGCCGCTGTTGTTTTGCAgggtggatgaggggttGTACGAACGAGGCAgggctgggttggagatTCCAGGCgggttggagaagagggttGCGGGGGAGAATGTGGCAATGTACAGGAGTGCGGAGGATGGCGGGTGGGGGTTTAGGACTGTGGAGCATGGGGAGTGGGCTGAGGAGGTGAGCCTagagggagagaagaagtAG
- a CDS encoding hypothetical protein (EggNog:ENOG503PHS1): MKVSLAPFGGNGINPTSILHPEPHIPPSSCGLPDCLPVTCLLPRLSPPHEDSAISRYHFCFSFSSCISRIARRPGFKLPPQSLQDKVWCVVRVDKVPRLLPDASNRLDESLSPVATQPAAGQSVPQPSLQHIWFPHPSIPVCRARRRGSWTVAVQAGPEEKGPLFSLHPRVLLPVPKPSPADHSVNAPAAVCINTTAPAASRSTFIRGTRFPSHSWLSALAHNPSTLTFLPRHLSTKTMLEVTGYPQQQYFGGPAHRVFPPLPPAVPLSSSTPELLREVAFNASNYYSSSNPATKQQAETRSASVSSVSSSTSLSSPPSMQHGTSSRTISPVPSMTDSAIGNALVAGTHYQQSPQPQSYTPQAHTTLSLPSPSQYFQAHMAPPATLYSSLSQRQYSQSQHYGYQVGSIPSHPSPLSMQSFPGLGFTHFAISSYHSPSSDLHSYQTSPLLQYRPEVRGPSPFLKGLQSLPPHIISRIHRSFTYLECFQVSKVSRWFKEKFDPANLPVEDKIAGVRYAEQYYRRYFPGRASSSNASGSGREYDAKHPGSFGCYHCFQIKGPECFEQFKWNNHPEDDGNNETGSSASTLGPGAVSVRSTPPKSSVSAYSSTGNPHYDPSLTRSSVTAAANNSRRASRAESTGSPASSSTAAGGSMPSTDSPRIKETWGIRRFCIDCGIRKQYYRPGDLIELCKTKEAVWVCQCWKIHWRPAEIKCTDCGSFIPLSTPSRRRGLNSQTIHCFSLSIPPFAL, encoded by the exons ATGAAAGTCTCACTGGCGCCATTTGGCGGAAACGGGATAAACCCCACGAGTATCCTCCATCCTGAGCCGCACATTCCACCCTCTTCCTGTGGTTTGCCTGATTGCTTGCCCGTCACCTGCTTGCTCCCTCGTCTCTCACCTCCTCACGAGGACAGCGCTATTTCGAGATATCATTTCTGTTTCAGCTTCTCGTCGTGCATCTCACGCATAGCCCGCCGACCTGGATTCAAGCTACCACCACA ATCACTACAGGACAAGGTGTGGTGTGTTGTTCGGGTGGATAAGGTACCTCGACTGCTACCTGACGCCTCAAATCGGCTTGATGAAAGTCTCTCCCCCGTTGCGACACAACCCGCTGCAGGTCAAAGTGTGCCCCAGCCCAGCCTACAGCACATCTGGTTCCctcacccctccatcccTGTCTGCAGGGCCCGCCGTCGAGGTTCCTGGACTGTCGCGGTTCAAGCAGGGCCTGAAGAGAAAGGCCCCCTATTCAGTCTTCATCCACGAGTCCTGCTCCCGGTGCCGAAGCCTTCTCCCGCCGACCACTCGGTCAACGCCCCAGCTGCCGTctgcatcaacaccacagctCCCGCAGCCAGCCGCTCAACATTCATAAGAGGAACCCGGTTCCCTTCCCATTCCTGGCTATCAGCTCTGGCCCACAACCCTTCTACCTTGACATTTCTACCTCGACACCTTTCAACCAAAACCATGCTTGAAGTAACGGGCTACCCGCAACAGCAGTATTTCGGAGGTCCTGCACACCGTGTATTCCCTCCTTTGCCTCCGGCAGTGCCGTtgtcatcctccacccctgAACTTCTCCGCGAAGTGGCCTTCAATGCGTCCAATTATTATTCCTCCTCGAACCCAGCCACAAAGCAGCAGGCAGAGACTCGCTCGGCATCTGTATCTTCTGTGTCGTCCTCGACATCTCTCTCAAGTCCCCCAAGCATGCAGCATGGAACCAGTTCCCGGACGATATCACCAGTGCCTAGCATGACAGATTCAGCAATCGGGAACGCTCTGGTAGCCGGCACTCACTACCAGCAgtctcctcaacctcagTCTTACACCCCGCAAGCACACACAACATTGTCGCTGCCGAGCCCATCCCAATATTTTCAGGCGCACATGGCTCCTCCTGCGACTCTCTACTCGTCACTTTCTCAGAGACAATACTCGCAGTCGCAACACTACGGTTACCAAGTCGGCTCGATTCCCTCCCATCCTTCGCCACTATCGATGCAGAGCTTTCCTGGACTGGGCTTCACCCACTTCGCCATCTCGTCTTACCACTCTCCATCGTCGGATCTTCACTCGTATCAAACGTCCCCATTGCTCCAATACCGGCCAGAAGTACGAGGCCCGTCCCCATTTCTCAAGGGACTGCAGAGCTTGCCTCCCCATATCATCAGCCGGATCCACAGGTCATTCACCTATCTAGAATGCTTCCAGGTGTCCAAAGTGTCCCGCTGGTTCAAGGAGAAATTCGaccccgccaacctcccaGTCGAAGACAAGATTGCTGGAGTTCGTTATGCGGAACAATACTATCGCCGTTACTTCCCCGGCCGCGCTTCCTCTTCCAATGCGAGTGGAAGCGGCAGGGAGTACGATGCCAAGCACCCTGGATCATTCGGGTGCTACCACTGCTTCCAAATCAAGGGTCCAGAGTGTTTTGAGCAATTCAAATGGAACAACCACCCAGAGGACGACGGAAACAACGAGACAGGCTCTTCCGCTAGTACGCTGGGGCCCGGTGCCGTCTCAGTTCGCTCGACGCCGCCGAAGTCTTCCGTGTCGGCCTACTCTTCGACAGGTAACCCGCATTACGACCCGAGCCTTACGAGAAGCAGCGtcacggcggcggcaaaCAATAGTCGCCGGGCGAGCAGAGCAGAAAGCACTGGAAGTCCAGCATCGTCTTCCACCGCGGCAGGTGGCAGCATGCCATCGACGGACTCTCCGCGAATCAAAGAGACTTGGGGAATCCGCCGGTTCTGCATTGACTGCGGTATCAGGAAGCAATACTATCGCCCTGGCGATCTGATTGAGCTTTGCAAGACCAAAGAGGCGGTTTGGGTGTGCCAATGCTGGAAAATTCACTGGCGGCCTGCCGAGATCAAATGCACTGACTGTGGGTCGTTCATTCCTCTTTCGACGCCAAgtaggagaagagg GCTTAACTCTCAAACGATTCATTGTTTTTCCTTGTCGATTCCGCCTTTTGCTCTTTAG
- a CDS encoding hypothetical protein (EggNog:ENOG503P78Y; COG:S), with amino-acid sequence MEPIKIKTTVLTADALAKAMAEMQSILSQLTPSEYKDALTIQSGNDSDRSAQKLFSDPGGNDSVSSDQNLTTTTTLACPSHPTTDEPTTSETKPGQNNYHILPHPVPVSKSEPRTVKIGTLNNIPIYHYFSHAEQFLASQEYATPFGKRFLLDEPDSLLPSDDPSDRVFHPPPHSEEWWPGPGNANRDFRFKKYFKIRKSGLGGLGAFATVDIEMGRVILLERPLLLTTHGRVEDDVLAMRQEGKGIYRSLDGGGEVGWVIRVKDRNCFDLGGGIGFFGIASRFNHACRGAANVNYKYDHHRKVMVMTARRDIEAGTELFIDYGAGSSACLYAMYGFVCRCGGGCRRLTRRDLEAMGAGLKELVKWGLASEKELAW; translated from the exons ATGGAGcccatcaagatcaagaccaCCGTTCTCACCGCCGACGCTTTGGCGAAAGCCATGGCCGAGATGCAATCCATCCTTTCCCAACTAACCCCCTCAGAGTACAAAGATGCCCTGACCATCCAGTCAGGCAACGATTCCGACCGATCAGCTCAGAAGCTGTTCTCCGACCCGGGGGGCAACGACTCGGTCAGCTCTGACcaaaacctcaccaccacaacaaccctTGCCTGTCCCAGTCATCCAACCACCGACgaacccaccaccagcgagaCAAAACCTGGGCAAAACAACTACCACATCCTCCCGCACCCGGTCCCGGTCTCCAAATCTGAACCGCGGACTGTGAAAATCGGCACGCTAAACAACATCCCCATCTATCACTACTTCTCCCACGCCGAGCAGTTCCTCGCAAGCCAAGAATACGCCACCCCGTTCGGGAAgcgcttcctcctcgacgaGCCAGACAGCTTGTTGCCTTCCGATGACCCCTCTGACAGGGTtttccaccctcctccccactcGGAGGAGTGGTGGCCCGGTCCGGGGAACGCAAACAGGGATTTTCGATTCAAGAAATATTTTAAGATACGCAAGTCGgggcttggggggttgggggcgtTTGCTACGGTGGATATTGAGATGGGTAGGGTTATCTTGTTGGAGAGGCCGCTGCTGTTGACCACGCatgggagggtggaggatgatgtgTTGGCGATGCGgcaggaggggaaggggattTATAGGAGCttggatgggggaggtgaggtggggTGGGTGATCAGGGTGAAGGATCGGAATTG CTTTGATCTGGGAGGTGGGATAGGCTTCTTTGGGATTGCCTCGAGGTTCAACCATGCTTGTCGGGGTGCGGCGAATGTGAATTATAAGTATGATCATCACAGAAAGGTGATGGTTAtgacggcgaggagggacATCGAGGCAGGGACGGAGCTGTTTATTGACTATGGGGCTGGGTCTTCGGCTTGCTTGTATGCCATGTATGGGTTTGTTTGTCGGTGCGGTGGGGGGTGCAGGCggttgacgaggagggatTTGGAGGCCATGGGGGCTGGGTTGAAGGAACTTGTGAAGTGGGGGTTGGCGAGTGAGAAGGAATTGGCGTGGTGA